From the genome of Clostridia bacterium, one region includes:
- a CDS encoding 6-carboxytetrahydropterin synthase, with translation MKAYLTRRYMLSASHRLHCDSMSAEENRATYGKCNNPHGHGHNYYVEVSVSGHVDPATGMICNLVDLDSYIREHVLERFDHQNLNHLDEFRGIVPSSENLCELVYNIVKQGFSAAHLDKVRLEETTMNSVEFAGGAEPLR, from the coding sequence ATGAAAGCCTATCTGACAAGGCGGTACATGCTTTCGGCGTCGCATCGCCTGCACTGCGACTCGATGAGTGCGGAGGAAAACCGCGCGACATATGGCAAGTGCAACAACCCACACGGGCACGGCCACAATTACTATGTTGAAGTTTCGGTGAGCGGGCACGTCGATCCAGCGACAGGGATGATTTGCAACTTGGTGGATTTGGATTCGTACATTCGCGAGCATGTGCTGGAACGCTTCGATCACCAGAATCTCAATCACCTGGATGAATTCCGCGGGATTGTGCCCAGCAGTGAAAACCTCTGCGAATTGGTCTACAACATTGTGAAGCAGGGGTTCAGCGCCGCACATCTCGACAAAGTGCGGCTGGAAGAAACCACGATGAACAGCGTTGAATTTGCAGGCGGAGCTGAGCCGCTGCGGTAA
- the folE gene encoding GTP cyclohydrolase I FolE, whose protein sequence is MRTTTPTLTSATCEELVREMLVRIGEDPDREGLLRTPERVHQSIDFLTKGYRDDPDAILNGALFTVSYDEMVIVKDIEMFSLCEHHMLPFFGKVHIAYIPKGKVIGLSKLPRLVEIFSRRLQVQERMTTDIAGAIMRVVEPLGVGVVIEARHLCMMMRGVEKQHSATVTSCMLGAFRSKQTREEFLALIRNKNGNGF, encoded by the coding sequence ATGAGGACAACAACACCGACGTTGACGAGCGCAACTTGCGAAGAACTGGTTCGCGAGATGCTAGTGCGTATTGGAGAAGATCCCGACCGCGAGGGCCTGCTGCGAACGCCTGAGCGAGTGCATCAATCAATAGACTTCCTGACCAAGGGATACCGCGACGATCCAGATGCGATCCTCAACGGCGCGCTCTTCACCGTGAGCTACGATGAGATGGTCATCGTAAAAGATATTGAAATGTTCAGCCTTTGCGAGCATCACATGTTGCCGTTCTTCGGCAAGGTGCACATCGCGTATATCCCCAAGGGCAAGGTGATAGGTCTTAGCAAGCTGCCGCGACTGGTAGAGATTTTCTCGCGCCGGCTACAGGTTCAGGAACGCATGACAACGGACATTGCAGGGGCAATCATGAGGGTAGTGGAACCTCTCGGCGTAGGCGTTGTCATTGAGGCGCGACACCTTTGCATGATGATGCGGGGCGTTGAGAAACAACATTCGGCGACCGTGACCTCCTGCATGCTTGGCGCATTCCGCAGCAAGCAGACGCGCGAAGAGTTCCTGGCGCTCATCCGGAATAAGAACGGAAACGGATTTTAA
- a CDS encoding SDR family oxidoreductase translates to MAKKVASNTPRNISKSASREARKGASSSVHPTTISPETKTFEGKLSGQVAVVTGGSRGIGLAIARALAAEGCTVVVTGRDDSALKRLARDLAGTVLTRHCDVRDPKSVARLFVALKKQFGKLDILVNNAGVAHPLQDVDRLPLEVWTEVVGTNLTGLFLTTRSAVALMARGATIVNNLSVSAKTVFPGMSAYNASKHGALGFTDSLREELRPRGIRVIGLVPGATSTEIWKQFWPDAPRERMMAPESIAEALLAAILLPQNTTVSELVITPTSGAL, encoded by the coding sequence ATGGCAAAGAAAGTCGCATCGAACACCCCCAGGAACATCAGCAAAAGTGCAAGCAGGGAAGCGCGAAAGGGCGCTTCTAGCTCGGTTCACCCAACGACAATCTCACCGGAGACGAAAACTTTCGAAGGCAAGCTGAGCGGGCAGGTAGCCGTCGTTACCGGCGGAAGTCGCGGAATTGGGCTGGCGATCGCACGCGCGCTGGCTGCGGAAGGGTGCACAGTCGTTGTTACCGGGCGCGATGATTCGGCCCTGAAGAGGTTAGCCCGCGACCTTGCAGGCACTGTCCTGACGCGACACTGCGACGTGAGGGACCCGAAATCCGTGGCGCGGCTGTTTGTGGCTCTTAAGAAACAATTTGGGAAACTGGACATCCTGGTGAACAACGCTGGGGTGGCGCACCCGCTTCAGGATGTGGATCGACTTCCACTGGAAGTGTGGACCGAGGTCGTCGGGACGAACCTGACTGGTCTATTCCTGACTACGCGTTCGGCTGTGGCGCTGATGGCGCGCGGCGCCACGATCGTTAACAATCTTTCGGTCTCCGCAAAGACCGTGTTCCCAGGCATGTCGGCTTATAACGCTTCAAAGCACGGAGCCCTTGGATTCACGGACTCACTGCGCGAAGAGCTGCGGCCACGCGGCATTCGCGTTATAGGACTGGTGCCCGGTGCGACGTCCACGGAGATATGGAAGCAGTTCTGGCCCGATGCGCCGCGGGAACGCATGATGGCTCCGGAAAGCATTGCGGAGGCGCTGCTGGCGGCCATCCTGCTCCCGCAGAATACGACCGTGTCGGAGTTGGTGATTACGCCCACCAGCGGCGCACTCTAG
- a CDS encoding nuclear transport factor 2 family protein — MTFRSVMVASMLCFVLAASAVAQGTMPQSGKDSGDPKVAQQIRDLETKGREALLKADSSWAQQHLANDFMGISGRGVASDKQTSIANRQSGKLKYDSLNWSEMTVRVLGDAAIVSGKVNLKGTFEGRDISGDYMVTRVWAKRGGQWQIVSSQSTRIEQPQTSSR, encoded by the coding sequence ATGACTTTCCGCAGCGTGATGGTTGCCTCCATGCTTTGCTTCGTACTCGCGGCCAGTGCCGTTGCCCAGGGCACAATGCCCCAAAGCGGCAAGGATAGTGGCGACCCGAAGGTCGCTCAACAGATCCGTGACTTGGAAACGAAGGGACGCGAAGCATTGCTAAAGGCTGACTCGAGTTGGGCTCAGCAGCATCTCGCCAACGACTTCATGGGCATCAGCGGTCGTGGAGTCGCCTCGGACAAGCAAACCAGTATCGCGAACCGCCAAAGCGGAAAGCTGAAGTATGACTCGCTAAACTGGAGCGAGATGACAGTCCGCGTGCTTGGTGATGCCGCCATTGTCTCCGGCAAAGTGAATCTCAAGGGGACGTTTGAAGGGCGTGATATTTCTGGCGACTACATGGTCACCCGCGTTTGGGCGAAGCGCGGCGGGCAATGGCAAATTGTTTCTTCCCAGTCCACCCGGATCGAGCAACCACAAACAAGCTCGCGCTGA
- a CDS encoding rhomboid family intramembrane serine protease — MIPLRDDAPRINTPYITYFLLAANIIVFLFEVMLAPPVRNAFVYEFGLVPANITNLLGGVPQITPEAALLPIVTSMFLHGSWLHLIANMWALYIFGDNVEDHLGHFLYLVLYLGTGVAASLVHTAFNVNSTVPSVGASGAIAGIMGAYFVLYPAARVLTLVPFFFIFFVWLPAWVVLGYWFVAQFLSGAATAITATSRTTGGIAFWAHVGGFVAGVVLIRLLPSRPRRYRYGT, encoded by the coding sequence ATGATCCCACTCAGAGACGACGCGCCGCGCATCAACACTCCGTACATAACGTACTTCCTGTTGGCGGCAAACATCATCGTGTTTCTGTTTGAAGTGATGCTAGCGCCTCCCGTGCGCAACGCTTTCGTATACGAATTCGGGCTGGTCCCCGCGAATATCACGAATCTCCTGGGCGGAGTTCCACAGATCACGCCCGAGGCTGCGCTGCTTCCAATCGTTACTTCCATGTTTCTGCACGGATCCTGGCTGCACCTTATCGCGAACATGTGGGCACTCTATATTTTCGGCGACAACGTTGAGGATCATCTCGGACACTTTCTCTACCTCGTCCTCTATCTCGGGACGGGCGTCGCCGCGTCGCTCGTTCACACGGCATTCAATGTCAATTCGACGGTTCCGAGCGTCGGCGCCAGCGGCGCTATCGCTGGGATTATGGGCGCGTACTTCGTGCTCTATCCCGCCGCGCGCGTACTCACGCTCGTTCCTTTCTTCTTCATCTTCTTCGTCTGGCTACCCGCTTGGGTTGTGCTCGGCTACTGGTTCGTCGCGCAGTTTCTGAGCGGAGCCGCGACGGCCATTACAGCCACAAGTCGCACCACCGGCGGTATCGCTTTCTGGGCGCATGTCGGAGGGTTTGTCGCAGGCGTGGTGTTGATCAGGCTTCTGCCTTCGCGTCCGCGCCGCTATCGCTACGGTACCTAA
- the truB gene encoding tRNA pseudouridine(55) synthase TruB, with amino-acid sequence MSSNGILVIDKPSGWTSHDVVGRVRRLLGEKSVGHLGTLDPMATGVLPLVLGRMTRLAQFYGDAIKAYEGEIRFGFATDTYDAEGERADVSGAVALETLNLDSIRAAAAKFVGPLEQVPPPFSAKKINGVPAYKLARKKVEVQLKGSQVEIKEFEVLDLVGDRARFRALVSSGTYIRAIAHELGQVLGTGAHLSALRRTMVAEFTQQDARTLDQIEAAVHGATGLEDLLVHPRRVLPEMPSVTATEEQANWIRNGRAVNLPETSRAKLIKVFVGQREIIAIMSRVAGTLFHPKAVLMGSNEPVASRG; translated from the coding sequence ATGTCATCGAACGGAATTCTTGTCATCGATAAACCTTCGGGATGGACGTCGCACGACGTCGTGGGCCGGGTACGCCGCTTGCTAGGCGAAAAGTCTGTTGGCCACCTCGGAACCCTGGACCCAATGGCCACCGGAGTGCTTCCGCTCGTACTGGGCCGTATGACGCGACTGGCGCAGTTTTACGGAGACGCGATAAAGGCCTACGAAGGCGAAATACGCTTCGGATTCGCCACCGACACCTACGACGCCGAAGGCGAGCGCGCGGACGTCTCCGGGGCGGTCGCGCTAGAAACTCTGAACCTCGATAGCATCCGCGCGGCCGCTGCGAAATTTGTCGGCCCGCTGGAACAGGTGCCGCCACCATTCTCGGCGAAGAAGATCAATGGAGTTCCGGCATACAAGTTGGCGCGCAAGAAGGTGGAAGTTCAACTCAAGGGGTCTCAGGTAGAGATCAAAGAATTCGAAGTGCTGGACCTGGTTGGCGACCGCGCACGCTTCCGAGCGCTGGTTTCGTCTGGCACCTATATCCGGGCAATCGCCCATGAACTTGGCCAGGTATTGGGCACCGGAGCGCACCTGAGCGCGCTCCGGCGCACCATGGTCGCAGAGTTCACTCAGCAGGACGCCCGGACACTCGACCAGATCGAGGCGGCCGTCCACGGCGCCACCGGACTGGAAGACTTGCTCGTGCACCCCAGGCGGGTGCTGCCGGAAATGCCGTCAGTGACTGCAACGGAAGAACAAGCGAACTGGATCCGAAACGGACGCGCCGTGAACCTGCCGGAGACGTCGCGCGCGAAGTTGATTAAGGTGTTCGTCGGCCAGCGAGAGATCATTGCAATCATGAGCCGCGTAGCCGGAACGCTGTTCCATCCAAAAGCAGTGCTGATGGGCAGCAATGAGCCGGTGGCGAGCAGGGGTTAG